One Synechococcus sp. JA-2-3B'a(2-13) genomic window carries:
- a CDS encoding peroxiredoxin, protein MSQEGCLRVGQPAPDFSATAVYDMEFKTVKLSDYRGKKYVVLFFYPLDFTFVCPTEITAFSDRYDDFAKLDTEILGVSVDSEYSHLAWIQTDRKAGGVGELRYPLVSDLKKEISAAYNVLDPEAGVALRGLFIIDKEGIIQHATINNLAFGRSVDETLRTLQAIQYVQSHPDEVCPANWQPGQKTMHPDPVKSKEFFAAIAK, encoded by the coding sequence ATGTCTCAGGAAGGATGCCTGCGAGTGGGGCAGCCCGCTCCCGATTTTTCGGCCACCGCCGTCTATGACATGGAATTCAAGACGGTGAAGCTCTCCGACTACCGGGGTAAGAAGTATGTGGTGCTGTTCTTCTACCCCTTGGACTTCACCTTTGTCTGCCCAACGGAGATCACGGCCTTTAGCGACCGCTATGACGACTTTGCCAAGCTGGATACCGAGATCCTGGGCGTCTCGGTGGACAGCGAATACTCTCACTTGGCCTGGATCCAGACCGACCGCAAAGCCGGAGGGGTGGGCGAGCTAAGGTATCCTCTGGTCTCTGACCTGAAAAAGGAGATCAGCGCTGCCTACAATGTTCTGGATCCGGAGGCCGGTGTGGCGCTGCGCGGCCTGTTCATCATCGACAAAGAAGGGATCATCCAGCACGCCACCATTAACAACCTGGCCTTTGGCCGCAGTGTGGATGAAACCTTGCGCACCCTGCAAGCTATCCAATACGTGCAATCTCACCCCGATGAAGTTTGCCCGGCCAACTGGCAGCCCGGCCAGAAAACCATGCACCCCGACCCAGTGAAATCCAAGGAGTTCTTCGCGGCGATTGCCAAGTAG
- a CDS encoding DUF1830 domain-containing protein, which produces MKRYAFVNRSGQVQVIRTIPGHWERTLFPGQQAIFEAEPDDYLEVYSCCCSTAILEERRLCRYLVDSSSPEVDLYLWSSSQRGTLADALNG; this is translated from the coding sequence ATGAAAAGATACGCTTTTGTCAACCGTTCCGGACAGGTTCAGGTGATCCGAACGATCCCCGGCCACTGGGAGCGCACCCTCTTTCCCGGCCAGCAGGCGATTTTTGAGGCGGAGCCGGACGACTATCTGGAAGTCTACAGTTGCTGCTGCTCCACCGCCATCCTGGAAGAGCGCCGCCTCTGTCGCTATCTGGTGGATTCTTCCTCGCCTGAGGTTGACCTCTACCTGTGGTCATCTTCGCAACGGGGAACTCTGGCGGATGCGTTGAATGGTTGA
- the glpX gene encoding class II fructose-bisphosphatase encodes MDNKLGLEIIEVVEQAAIAAARWMGKGDNKTADQVAVEAMREKLNQIPMRGRIVIGEGTRDEAPMLYIGEEVGICTRPDAEQFCRVEELVEIDIAVDPCEGTNLVAKGQNGSMAVLAISEKGGLLHAPDIYMQKLAAPPQAKGKVHIDYPPEKNLKIIAESLDREISDLTVVVMDRKRHLDLIRQIREAGARVKLITDGDISAALSAGFNGTGIHALMGIGAAPEGVISAAALRCLGAHFQGRLIYDPEVVQAGTYLPPVEETRRELKEKGIEDPDKVWECEELASGKEVLFAATGITDGDLMRGVRFFGGGARTETLVISSQSRTVRFVDTIHMKDGQQPRGLQLR; translated from the coding sequence GTGGACAACAAGTTGGGGCTAGAGATCATCGAAGTCGTGGAGCAGGCTGCCATTGCCGCCGCCCGCTGGATGGGCAAAGGGGACAACAAGACCGCCGACCAGGTGGCTGTAGAGGCCATGCGGGAGAAACTCAACCAGATCCCTATGCGCGGTCGCATCGTCATCGGGGAAGGAACCCGCGATGAGGCCCCCATGCTCTACATCGGCGAAGAAGTGGGCATCTGTACCCGCCCGGATGCTGAGCAGTTCTGCCGTGTGGAAGAGCTGGTGGAGATCGATATTGCTGTGGATCCCTGCGAGGGCACCAACCTGGTGGCCAAAGGCCAAAATGGCTCCATGGCCGTGCTGGCCATCTCTGAGAAAGGTGGCCTTCTCCATGCCCCGGACATCTACATGCAGAAGCTGGCAGCTCCGCCCCAGGCTAAGGGCAAGGTGCACATCGACTATCCGCCAGAGAAAAATCTCAAGATCATCGCCGAAAGCCTGGATCGGGAGATCTCCGATCTGACGGTGGTGGTCATGGATCGCAAGCGCCACCTCGATCTGATTCGCCAAATTCGAGAGGCGGGGGCGCGGGTGAAGCTGATCACCGATGGCGACATCTCGGCGGCTCTCTCGGCAGGCTTCAATGGCACCGGCATTCATGCCCTGATGGGGATCGGGGCTGCTCCTGAGGGAGTGATCTCGGCAGCTGCTCTGCGGTGCTTGGGCGCCCACTTCCAAGGTCGGCTGATCTACGATCCCGAAGTAGTTCAGGCGGGCACTTACCTGCCGCCTGTGGAGGAAACGCGACGGGAACTCAAAGAAAAAGGCATTGAGGATCCCGACAAGGTGTGGGAGTGTGAGGAGCTGGCCAGTGGCAAGGAAGTCCTCTTTGCTGCCACCGGGATCACCGATGGTGACTTGATGCGCGGGGTACGTTTCTTTGGGGGTGGGGCCCGCACCGAGACCTTGGTGATCTCCAGCCAATCCCGCACGGTGCGCTTTGTGGATACCATCCACATGAAAGATGGCCAGCAGCCCCGCGGACTGCAGCTGCGCTAA
- a CDS encoding glutamyl-tRNA reductase encodes MFIAVVGLSHRTAPVEIRERLSIAEAEVGETIQQLRTHPHIEEAAILSTCNRLEVYIVTSEMESGVRQTMQFLAELKGIPLPQLRPHLFTLLYQDAVTHLMRVAAGLDSLVLGEGQILSQVKKAQQLGQACNGMDRILNRLFKAAITAGKRVRTETEIGTGAMSISSAAVELALQEQGSLSQGKVTVVGAGRMARLLVQHLLAKGAVDITVVNRSLERAEALAKQFEQPIQVLPWESLLNSVAESNLVFTSTGATQPILNYQQLAGVLQPDQPLLLVDISVPRNIDPDVEKLKGVQVFNVDHLSRIVEENRAQRQKLALAAEALVEEEVDQFMEWWRSLETVPTISSLRHKVESIREQEMEKALSRLGKDFAEKHLEVIDALTRGIVNKILHDPMVQLRAKRDIEARRAAMRILQELFNLDPVVFQAQQER; translated from the coding sequence ATGTTTATCGCGGTTGTCGGTCTTAGCCATCGCACAGCTCCCGTAGAGATTCGGGAGCGCCTCAGCATCGCGGAGGCGGAGGTGGGAGAGACGATCCAGCAGCTTCGCACCCACCCCCACATTGAGGAGGCTGCGATCCTCAGCACCTGTAACCGGCTGGAGGTCTACATCGTCACCTCAGAAATGGAGAGTGGTGTCCGGCAGACGATGCAGTTCTTGGCTGAGCTGAAAGGGATCCCCTTGCCCCAACTGCGTCCGCACCTGTTTACCCTTCTTTACCAAGATGCCGTAACCCACCTGATGCGGGTGGCTGCCGGGCTAGATAGCTTGGTGCTGGGAGAAGGGCAGATCCTCTCGCAGGTGAAAAAAGCCCAGCAACTGGGCCAAGCCTGCAACGGCATGGATCGCATCCTCAATCGCCTCTTTAAGGCGGCCATTACCGCCGGCAAACGCGTCCGTACCGAAACGGAGATCGGCACCGGCGCCATGTCCATCAGCTCGGCAGCGGTGGAGTTGGCTCTGCAAGAGCAGGGATCCCTCTCTCAGGGCAAGGTTACCGTGGTGGGGGCGGGGAGAATGGCCCGTCTGTTGGTGCAGCACCTGTTGGCCAAGGGGGCAGTCGATATCACGGTGGTCAACCGCTCCCTGGAGCGAGCCGAAGCCCTGGCCAAGCAATTTGAGCAGCCGATCCAGGTGCTGCCTTGGGAGTCGCTGCTGAACAGTGTGGCCGAGTCCAACTTGGTCTTCACCAGCACCGGTGCCACCCAGCCGATCCTGAACTACCAGCAACTGGCAGGGGTGCTGCAGCCGGATCAGCCGCTGTTGTTGGTGGATATCTCTGTGCCCCGCAACATCGATCCCGATGTGGAAAAGCTGAAGGGGGTACAGGTGTTCAATGTGGATCACCTCTCCCGCATCGTGGAAGAAAACCGCGCCCAACGGCAAAAGCTGGCTCTGGCTGCCGAAGCCCTGGTGGAAGAGGAGGTGGATCAATTCATGGAGTGGTGGCGTTCTCTGGAGACGGTGCCCACCATTTCCAGCCTGCGCCACAAGGTGGAGTCCATCCGCGAGCAGGAGATGGAAAAAGCTCTCTCCCGCCTGGGCAAGGACTTTGCCGAGAAGCACCTGGAGGTGATCGACGCCTTGACCCGCGGCATCGTCAACAAGATCCTGCACGACCCGATGGTGCAACTGCGGGCCAAACGGGATATTGAGGCGCGGCGGGCAGCCATGCGGATCTTGCAGGAACTGTTCAACCTGGATCCGGTGGTGTTTCAAGCCCAGCAGGAGCGCTAG
- the psb30 gene encoding photosystem II reaction center protein Ycf12/Psb30, translating into MFGQYEVFVQLALLALIVLAGPAVILLLYLRGADM; encoded by the coding sequence ATGTTCGGACAATACGAAGTTTTTGTGCAGTTGGCCCTGCTGGCCTTGATTGTCTTGGCAGGCCCGGCGGTCATCCTGCTGCTCTATCTGCGCGGCGCCGATATGTAG